The Lutibacter sp. Hel_I_33_5 genome has a window encoding:
- a CDS encoding acyloxyacyl hydrolase: MKKLSLIIFLSFTVSAFSQKEKKRNIYKPYKVGFLYNYATANTIFKDPDYYYTTSVFKGQLFYKLGDWKTLDFDLIVQPQIQTLRHQLLNKHFVLDTEQNYIEKRNKYTQLKNMSLYSVEFGVSVKKKIISIIEIVATVGLGLSYIDVRTERLAKGFTFIENGSFGINFKTTKTSSLYFGTNVGHVSNFEFSQPNKGYNIFGFEVGLSFILK; encoded by the coding sequence TTGAAAAAATTATCACTCATTATTTTTCTCTCTTTTACAGTTTCAGCTTTTTCTCAAAAAGAAAAGAAAAGAAATATTTATAAACCTTATAAAGTTGGTTTTTTATATAATTATGCCACTGCTAATACAATTTTTAAAGATCCAGATTATTATTATACAACTTCTGTCTTCAAAGGGCAATTATTCTATAAACTAGGAGATTGGAAAACTTTAGATTTTGATCTTATTGTACAGCCTCAAATTCAAACGCTAAGACATCAATTATTGAATAAACATTTTGTTTTAGATACAGAGCAGAATTATATTGAAAAGCGTAATAAATACACCCAACTTAAAAATATGAGTTTATATTCGGTTGAATTTGGTGTTTCTGTAAAGAAAAAAATTATTTCTATAATTGAAATCGTTGCAACTGTAGGTTTAGGTCTTTCTTATATCGATGTACGTACTGAACGTTTAGCTAAAGGTTTTACTTTTATAGAAAATGGTTCTTTTGGTATTAATTTTAAAACAACAAAAACATCTAGTTTATATTTCGGTACTAATGTAGGTCATGTTTCTAATTTTGAGTTTTCACAACCTAATAAAGGATATAATATTTTTGGCTTTGAAGTTGGATTATCATTTATTCTAAAATAA
- a CDS encoding 3-hydroxybutyryl-CoA dehydrogenase: protein MKNIAVIGAGTMGNGIAHTFAQFGYNVQLIDISEAALSKGIATITKNLDRMVAKEKISTTDKENTLANITTYTSIKKGVQYASLVVEAATENKELKLKIFKELDEGCPDDTILASNTSSISITEIASVTNRQNMVIGMHFMNPVPIMKLVEIIRGYNTSDEVMKFTIDLTKEINKTPVEVNDYPGFVANRILMPMINESIETLYNGVAGVSEIDEVMKLGMAHPMGPLQLADFIGLDVCLSILNVLYEGFKNPKYAPCPLLVNMVNAGKFGVKSGEGFYDYSENRKAEKVAKMFV, encoded by the coding sequence ATGAAAAATATTGCAGTAATTGGAGCAGGAACAATGGGGAATGGAATTGCGCATACTTTTGCTCAATTTGGATATAATGTTCAACTTATTGATATTTCTGAAGCAGCACTTTCTAAAGGAATTGCAACCATCACTAAAAATTTAGATAGAATGGTTGCTAAAGAAAAGATTTCTACTACTGACAAAGAAAATACTTTAGCAAATATTACTACTTATACTTCTATTAAAAAAGGAGTTCAATATGCAAGCTTAGTAGTTGAAGCGGCAACAGAAAACAAAGAATTAAAGCTTAAAATATTTAAAGAGTTAGATGAAGGTTGTCCAGATGACACCATTTTAGCAAGTAATACTTCTTCTATTTCTATCACAGAAATTGCAAGTGTAACCAACAGGCAGAACATGGTGATTGGAATGCACTTTATGAATCCAGTACCCATTATGAAATTGGTAGAGATTATTAGAGGCTATAACACTTCAGATGAAGTGATGAAATTTACTATTGATTTAACTAAGGAAATCAATAAAACTCCAGTTGAAGTAAATGATTATCCTGGGTTTGTTGCCAATAGAATATTAATGCCTATGATTAATGAATCTATTGAAACCTTATACAATGGTGTTGCTGGAGTTTCTGAAATTGACGAAGTAATGAAATTGGGAATGGCGCATCCAATGGGACCTTTACAATTAGCTGATTTTATTGGATTGGATGTTTGCTTATCTATTCTAAACGTGTTGTATGAAGGATTTAAGAATCCAAAATACGCACCTTGCCCACTTTTGGTTAATATGGTAAATGCTGGTAAATTTGGTGTAAAATCTGGAGAAGGTTTTTACGATTATTCTGAGAATAGAAAAGCAGAAAAAGTTGCTAAAATGTTTGTTTAA
- a CDS encoding ABC transporter permease: protein MIKFLFDKDTWQEVYDSITKNKVRSILTMVGVWWGILLLIGLLGSARGLENSFNRLFGDFATNSVFIWGQSTSKPFKGFQEGKRVQLSINDAYKVRDNVEGIEFVVPRNRNNSLVIKGLLSGNFTVYGDYPLLDKVQKKKLIEGRFINQTDIDENRKSVVISDNIYKQLFEKDEEVLGEYIRINGINFKVIGMFKGSGNVGPSSDIHIPFSTFQQIYNQGNKIPFMMITGKPESDIKQIENDAKLMLKNLNRIHPEDKRALGSFNLGKEFGKLTGFLKGMQFLTWFVGIATLIAGVFAIGNILLITVKERTKEIGIRRAIGATPFEIKRQIVVEAVFITMIAGLLGILTGGWILIALDSAFGQGSDAIIVNASVSIAIVFVALIILIVLGTLIGLIPAFIATSIKPIDALREE from the coding sequence ATGATTAAGTTTTTATTTGATAAAGATACTTGGCAAGAAGTTTATGATAGTATTACTAAAAACAAGGTAAGATCTATCTTAACCATGGTTGGTGTTTGGTGGGGTATTTTGTTATTGATTGGACTTTTAGGCTCAGCAAGAGGTTTAGAAAATTCATTTAACAGATTGTTTGGTGATTTTGCAACCAATAGTGTATTTATTTGGGGACAATCTACCAGTAAACCTTTTAAAGGGTTTCAAGAAGGAAAGCGAGTACAGTTATCAATTAATGATGCTTATAAAGTAAGAGATAATGTAGAAGGAATTGAGTTTGTTGTTCCAAGAAACAGAAATAATTCATTAGTAATTAAAGGATTGTTATCTGGTAATTTTACAGTTTATGGAGATTATCCATTGTTAGATAAAGTACAGAAAAAGAAATTAATTGAAGGTAGGTTTATCAATCAAACCGATATTGATGAGAATAGAAAATCAGTAGTAATTTCAGATAATATTTACAAACAGTTATTTGAAAAAGATGAAGAAGTTCTAGGAGAATACATCAGAATAAATGGTATTAACTTTAAGGTGATTGGAATGTTTAAAGGAAGTGGAAATGTAGGTCCATCAAGTGATATTCATATTCCTTTCAGCACATTTCAACAAATTTATAACCAAGGAAATAAAATTCCTTTTATGATGATAACTGGGAAACCAGAATCAGATATTAAACAAATTGAGAACGACGCCAAATTAATGTTGAAAAATTTAAATAGGATTCATCCAGAAGATAAAAGAGCTTTAGGTAGTTTTAATTTAGGAAAAGAGTTTGGTAAATTAACTGGTTTCTTAAAAGGGATGCAATTTTTAACTTGGTTTGTTGGTATTGCTACCTTAATTGCAGGTGTTTTTGCAATTGGAAATATTTTGTTAATTACAGTAAAAGAAAGAACAAAAGAGATAGGAATACGAAGAGCAATTGGAGCAACACCATTTGAAATTAAAAGGCAAATAGTAGTAGAAGCTGTGTTTATAACTATGATAGCAGGATTACTTGGAATCTTAACAGGTGGATGGATTCTCATTGCTTTAGATTCAGCTTTTGGTCAAGGTTCTGATGCAATAATTGTAAATGCATCTGTTTCAATAGCTATTGTATTTGTAGCATTAATAATCCTAATAGTATTAGGAACTTTAATTGGGCTAATTCCAGCATTTATTGCAACAAGTATTAAACCAATTGATGCATTAAGAGAGGAATAA
- a CDS encoding efflux RND transporter periplasmic adaptor subunit: MKKVFKIILGAIVLIGLIFVLKYFKDSNSKEIEEFKVEQAFYSSLKTKTVATGKLNPEEEIELKPQVSGIVDKILVEEGDIVKKGDLIAKIRVVPNEQNLASASSRIKNAKLSYDNAKRLYDRNKALFDKGVIARQEIENVELSMNQSQESLKQSQNDYQIIRRGSLSGGSSANTNIIAQISGTILEIPVREGDQVIQSNNMNAGTTIAAIADMSKMIFEGKVDEAEVGKLEEGKDIKVILGAINEKEFPAKLTFVAPKGKEENGAVQFTIKADVKVEETTKIRAGYSANAEIEMESKDSVLVIKESLLQFNRITEKPFVEIETGEGKFKKQKVVVGISDGINVEILEGVKEEDKIKVWNKVSKGEEKDD; this comes from the coding sequence ATGAAAAAAGTATTTAAAATTATTTTAGGAGCAATCGTATTAATAGGGCTTATTTTTGTTCTTAAATACTTTAAAGATTCAAATTCTAAAGAAATTGAAGAATTTAAAGTAGAACAAGCTTTTTATAGTTCATTAAAAACTAAAACAGTTGCGACAGGTAAGTTAAATCCTGAAGAAGAAATTGAATTAAAACCTCAAGTTTCTGGAATAGTAGATAAAATCTTAGTTGAAGAAGGTGATATCGTAAAAAAAGGTGATTTAATTGCGAAGATTAGAGTAGTTCCTAACGAGCAAAATTTAGCAAGTGCAAGTAGTAGAATTAAAAATGCTAAATTATCTTATGATAATGCTAAAAGATTATATGACAGAAATAAAGCATTATTTGATAAAGGTGTAATAGCTAGACAAGAGATAGAAAATGTAGAGTTATCTATGAATCAATCACAAGAAAGTTTAAAACAATCCCAAAATGATTATCAAATTATTAGAAGAGGTTCTTTATCTGGAGGAAGTTCAGCAAATACTAATATTATAGCACAAATTTCGGGTACAATTTTAGAAATCCCTGTAAGAGAAGGAGATCAAGTAATTCAATCTAATAATATGAACGCAGGTACAACTATTGCTGCTATTGCAGATATGAGTAAGATGATTTTTGAAGGGAAAGTTGATGAAGCAGAAGTTGGAAAGTTAGAAGAAGGAAAAGATATTAAAGTAATTTTAGGTGCTATTAATGAAAAGGAGTTTCCTGCAAAACTAACTTTTGTTGCACCAAAAGGTAAAGAAGAAAATGGGGCTGTTCAGTTTACAATTAAAGCTGATGTAAAAGTTGAAGAAACTACTAAGATTAGAGCTGGATATAGTGCTAATGCAGAAATTGAAATGGAAAGTAAAGACAGTGTTTTAGTAATAAAAGAATCATTATTACAATTTAATAGAATAACAGAGAAGCCTTTTGTAGAGATAGAAACTGGTGAAGGAAAATTTAAAAAACAGAAAGTAGTTGTAGGTATCTCTGATGGAATAAATGTAGAAATTCTTGAAGGAGTGAAAGAAGAAGACAAAATTAAAGTATGGAATAAAGTGTCTAAAGGAGAAGAAAAGGATGACTAA